The Chloroflexota bacterium genomic sequence GATGTTTCTCCGCGACGCGGCAAGAGCGTACGGTCAACTCTAACAGAGGTTGCGACATTCACGCGCTGTGCAGCCAGAAAAACCATGCGTGGTACACGAAGAATCAGAAGGAGAACCATAATGGCCAAGAACTATCCGGAAATATTTGAACACCTGCAGAAGAATATGGGCAAGTTCAGCGAGGACCTGGCGGGGCCTATGCGCGGCTTTGGCGTTCTACACAGAAACGCCGTGGCTGATGGCGCGCTAAGCACCAAAACCAAGGAGTTGATCGCCCTCAGTATTGCCATCTCGGTGCGCTGTGATGGCTGTATTTCCTTTCACGTACACGGTGCCCTTGAAGCGGGTGCAACCAGAGAAGAGATCCTGGAGACCATCGGCGTAGCCATTATGATGGGCGGTGGACCGGCCGTGATGTATGGTGTTGACGCCATGGAGGCAGTGGATCAATTCCTGGCGGCCGACGCTTTGTAGTTATCTCGATACCTTCCTAACCACAGGGACAACGTGACATGAAATACGTCTTTGAAACCGAGAAACCACGCCGTTACCGCTTTCCGACCCATACCAACTATCTTGTGATGGATCGTTCCGAGGCTACCACCAGCGAGGTCTTCATCGTGGAGATCGCACCGGGCGAGGCGCCGCCACTGCACCAGCACGATGACATGGAGCAGGTTTTCTACGTGACCGGATAGGATCGCACATGTTACCAATCGACGTTCGTTTTGTGGATCTGCTGGCCATCTATCGAGCCGAGTTGCTCCAACGGGTCGTGCCCTTCTGGTTGGATCACGCCATCGATCATGAATACGGCGGGATTCTCACCTGCATTGGCGACGACGGACGGATATTGAGCAGAGACAAATACATGTGGTCGCAGTTGCGCGCTATCTGGACCTTCTCTGCCCTGTTCAATCGAATCGAAGCCAACGCCGGGTGGCTCGATGTCGCCCGGCATATCTTCGATTTCGCGAAGCGATATGGCCGCGACGATCAGGGTCGCTGGGTGTTCGCCGTGGACAAAGAGGGCAATATCCTGCAGGACGCCAACAGCATTTACGCCGATGGCTTTGCCATCTACGGGCTGACCGAATATGCCCGCGCCACGGGGGACCAGGAGGCCATCGATCTGGCCCTGGCTACCTACGACAATGTCCAGCGGCGCCTGGCCGTGCCCGGTTCCTACCAGACCGAGCCCTATCCCCTGCCTGAAGGGGTCAAAGCCCACGGCGTGTCGATGATTTTTTCCCTGGTGTTTTTCGAACTGGCTTGTTTGCTGGATGACAAGGCCATTCTGACAGCAGCCCTCTACCACGCCGGCCAGGTGCTGGATGTCTATCGCCGCCCGGAGCGCCGGCAGCTTTTTGAGTTCACCCGGTTGGATGGCTCGCTCATTGATTCACCCCAAGGCCGCGCGATCGTGCCCGGTCATGCCATCGAGTCCATGTGGTTCATGGTCCACATTTTCCGCGAGCTGGGAGACGAGCAGCGCATTCGCCAGGCCATCGAGTGCATCAAGTGGCACGTCGAACTGGGCTGGGATGAAGAACAGGGCGGCCTGCTGCTGGCCCGTGACGCCGCAGGCAGCGAGCCCTGGTGGGCCTTCGCAGACAGCAAGCTCTGGTGGCCCCACACCGAGGCCCTCTATGCCCTGCTGCTGGCCCATGAGCACTCTGGCGAAGGATGGTGCCTGGATTGGTATCGCCAGGTCCATAATTATTCCTTTAGCCATTTTCCCGTGCGAAAATATGGCGAGTGGACCCAGAAACTGGACCGTCAGGGCCGGCCGTTTGCAGAAACCGTGGCGTTGCCGGTCAAGGACCCCTTTCACTTGCCCCGGGCGCTGATCTACGGTGTCGACGTGCTGGAACGATTGGCGGCGGCGCAAATGTCATCGGTAAACGGATCACCGATTACGGATAGCTGATAATCGATCATGATCTCACCCAACATTCTTTTCCTCCATACCCATAACACCGGCCGGCATGTGCAACCCTATGGCTATGCCGTGCCGACGCCCAATCTCCAGCGGCTGGCGGAAGAGGGGGTTCTATTTCGCCAGGCCTTCAGCACTGCTCCCACCTGTTCTCCAAGCCGGGCCAGTTTCCTTAGTGGGTTGTATCCCCACACCTGTGGGATGTCAGGTCTGGCGCACCGCGGGTTCAGGATGTCTGACTATCGGCAGCATCTTGTCCATGGGTTGAGTAAACATGGTTATCACACCGTTCTATCGGGAATCGAGGCCACGACCCTGAATGTGAGCGAGATCGGGTACGATCAGATTCTATCTGACCTGGATGTGAACTACCCGCACCAGACCAGGCCATCTGATCCAGCACAGGCGGCTGCTGACTTTCTGACAAACTCGCCTCCTGAGCCCTTCTTTCTGTCAGTGGGGTTGGAGGAAACGCACCGGCCCTTTCCACAGGCTGATTCTGGCGCCTTCGTCGCTGAAGATCCGCGCTACTGCCGCCCTCCCAATGCACTGCCAGACACATCCGAAACTCGTCGAGATATGGCTAACTTCAAGGCGTCGGCGCGGATCATGGACCAGAAGATCGGCACTGTGCTGCAAGTGCTTGAAGATGCAAATCTGGTGGACGATACGCTGGTTTTCTGTTTTTCTGACCATGGCCTGCAGTTCCCGCGTCACATGGCTACTCTTAGCGACCGGGGTATTGGCGTTTTCCTGGTTGTCCGCGGCCCAGGAGGATTCCAGGGTGGTCAGGTGATCGATGCCATGGTAAGCCTGATAGACATGGTCCCCACGGTGTACGATCTGGCGGGGATTGCGCCAACCGATCGTCTGCACGGCAAGTCGCTGCGGCCTTTGGTGAACGGCGAGGTCAGCCAACTGCATGAGGTCATCTTCGCCGAGTCCAGTTACCATGCAGCCTACGAGCCCATGCGTTGCATTCGGACCGAACGCTACAAGTATATCAAGCGCTTTGACGATCGAGACGGGCCGGTGCTTGCCAACGTGGATAGGTCACCCAGCAAAGATGTCTTGCTCGATCATGGTTGGGCCGGCCAGCCCTGTCCCAGGGAGATGTTATTTGATCTCGTCTTTGATCCCAACGAAACCTGTAATCTGATCGAGCAGCCCGAATTGGCAGCCGTAGGTAGTGATCTGCGAGCCCGACTGGCTGCGTGGATGGCGGAAACCGGAGACCCTTTGTTGACCCAAACCATTGTTCCCGCGCCGCCCGGCGCCCGTATCGACGATGCGGATGCTGCCGCACCCAACACCGTGCTGTATCGATTGGAGGAATGAACCGACCATGACCCTACCCAACCTGCTCTTCCTGATCACTGACCAGCAGCAGGCCGCTACGGTTGATCCTGGCTCCATTTGTCGGACGCCAAATCTAGACCGGCTGGTGACTGAGGGTGCGTACTTCAGCCGCTGCTACACCGTTAATCCGATC encodes the following:
- a CDS encoding carboxymuconolactone decarboxylase family protein translates to MAKNYPEIFEHLQKNMGKFSEDLAGPMRGFGVLHRNAVADGALSTKTKELIALSIAISVRCDGCISFHVHGALEAGATREEILETIGVAIMMGGGPAVMYGVDAMEAVDQFLAADAL
- a CDS encoding AGE family epimerase/isomerase, with the translated sequence MLPIDVRFVDLLAIYRAELLQRVVPFWLDHAIDHEYGGILTCIGDDGRILSRDKYMWSQLRAIWTFSALFNRIEANAGWLDVARHIFDFAKRYGRDDQGRWVFAVDKEGNILQDANSIYADGFAIYGLTEYARATGDQEAIDLALATYDNVQRRLAVPGSYQTEPYPLPEGVKAHGVSMIFSLVFFELACLLDDKAILTAALYHAGQVLDVYRRPERRQLFEFTRLDGSLIDSPQGRAIVPGHAIESMWFMVHIFRELGDEQRIRQAIECIKWHVELGWDEEQGGLLLARDAAGSEPWWAFADSKLWWPHTEALYALLLAHEHSGEGWCLDWYRQVHNYSFSHFPVRKYGEWTQKLDRQGRPFAETVALPVKDPFHLPRALIYGVDVLERLAAAQMSSVNGSPITDS
- a CDS encoding sulfatase, which encodes MISPNILFLHTHNTGRHVQPYGYAVPTPNLQRLAEEGVLFRQAFSTAPTCSPSRASFLSGLYPHTCGMSGLAHRGFRMSDYRQHLVHGLSKHGYHTVLSGIEATTLNVSEIGYDQILSDLDVNYPHQTRPSDPAQAAADFLTNSPPEPFFLSVGLEETHRPFPQADSGAFVAEDPRYCRPPNALPDTSETRRDMANFKASARIMDQKIGTVLQVLEDANLVDDTLVFCFSDHGLQFPRHMATLSDRGIGVFLVVRGPGGFQGGQVIDAMVSLIDMVPTVYDLAGIAPTDRLHGKSLRPLVNGEVSQLHEVIFAESSYHAAYEPMRCIRTERYKYIKRFDDRDGPVLANVDRSPSKDVLLDHGWAGQPCPREMLFDLVFDPNETCNLIEQPELAAVGSDLRARLAAWMAETGDPLLTQTIVPAPPGARIDDADAAAPNTVLYRLEE